The following are encoded together in the Nocardioides sp. Arc9.136 genome:
- a CDS encoding TetR/AcrR family transcriptional regulator gives MASPQPAPRRTRGRPRTPGAEARILEAALEEYGERGWAGFTMDAVARRAGVGKSTVYLRWRDKDALLLDAVEVRAAGIEDVDTGTLRGDLEALATNLFRHYLDPAGWATVRMAVDAAGAPSSLGTFTEKVARHHTDAVLPILRRAVDRGEVPADLPARTLVLCLYGAVTMNRLLVSGDERALGDDDLRAQVAGIVDFVLAGAGARPA, from the coding sequence ATGGCGTCCCCCCAGCCCGCGCCGCGCCGCACCCGCGGTCGCCCCCGCACGCCCGGTGCGGAGGCGCGGATCCTGGAGGCCGCGCTGGAGGAGTACGGCGAGCGCGGCTGGGCCGGCTTCACGATGGACGCCGTCGCGCGACGAGCGGGCGTCGGCAAGTCCACGGTCTACCTGCGCTGGCGCGACAAGGACGCCCTGCTGCTCGACGCGGTAGAGGTGCGCGCCGCCGGCATCGAGGACGTCGACACCGGCACCCTCCGGGGCGACCTCGAGGCGCTCGCGACGAACCTCTTCCGCCACTACCTCGACCCCGCCGGCTGGGCGACCGTGCGCATGGCGGTCGACGCCGCAGGCGCGCCGTCCTCGCTCGGCACGTTCACCGAGAAGGTCGCCCGCCACCACACCGACGCCGTCCTGCCGATCCTGCGACGGGCCGTCGACCGCGGCGAGGTCCCGGCGGACCTGCCGGCGAGGACCCTCGTGCTGTGCCTCTACGGCGCGGTCACCATGAACCGGCTCCTGGTCTCCGGCGACGAGCGCGCGCTCGGCGACGACGACCTGCGGGCGCAGGTCGCGGGCATCGTCGACTTCGTGCTCGCCGGCGCGGGGGCGCGCCCGGCCTGA